In the genome of Phycodurus eques isolate BA_2022a chromosome 11, UOR_Pequ_1.1, whole genome shotgun sequence, the window ttttgtcgtATCTTTTGGGTAAAACAGTCTTTTTGAACAGAACGTTCCGAGAAGGTGCCAGCTCGCGACTTCACAACCTCGGAAGTGCCACACGCGCGATCAACACGTGCAACTGCGCGTGCGGACGTCTGCGGCTTGCCCAAAGATTCGCTTGACTCGAAATTTAAAACGGTAAATTTCAGGAAAATCTGCATCAAATAtcaaactgaagaaaaaaacactccacaatttttgcgtgtgtgcgtaTTTTAGCAAAACTATTTTAGGGGTCCTGAACACGACACCCCCAAAACTCACCCGTTATCGGCCCCTGGAAAAAAATCAGCACCGACAGTAGTTTGACTGATGGACGCGAAAAGAACGTCGCAAAAGACCCGTGccccgaaattgaacaggaaattGCCCAATTGGGTTTGGGGCAGCCGTTGGGGCGAATCCCAGGGCTCTTTGTTTGGCACTTTGGCAAATTCGCCAAAATTGGAATCAGCTAAAttgacaagcttttttttttttttttttttttgcccgtaCCACCTGTTAATTGGCCCTCTCGTCATTCACACGGACAAATTCACTGGTCCAtgtttatttataaaacacTCATTGGTTCTTTTCAATGTTTCGCCCCAAACGACTGGAGCACAGCAAGAAATAACAAAAAGTCAACTCATTCATCCCAATATCATAATTGAAAACCTTTTTACCCCGTTGTGAACTTTTCATTCAACATGTGCCGTGATCTATTTTCATGCATTCTGTAATGATGTGACTAAAGGACATCGTACAGTTTGTTGTCTGTCGTATTTGCTGTCTGAAGTCAGGTCGGCGTCGGAAATGACGATGACGACGCTTCTCGTAACGCACACAAAGAGCGCTCGCCACGGTGAGGATACAACATAGACACATTTATTTCTCGTTTCAACACCCAAACAGCCAGCCCACCGGGTGGCGCCGCTCGTCAAACTCACGTCGATGCAAAATTTAATGAGAAACAGTCAGAAATGTGCTTCCTTCTCTCCTCgtgtccttccttccttttgtcGTTGTGCACGCCGTAGTGACCGTTggcaacttttaaaaaaacaagtgtggaagcgtgtgcgcgcacacacacacacacgcacacacacacacacacacacacacagtgcgaTTGTTGGCCGACGAGCCATCATCGCCTTGGCCGTCTCGGTGTCGGCGATCGTGACGCCGttcgtcataaaaaaaaaacagaggaggaggaaaaagaaaaaggatgtACATCATTCCTGTCCTTGTTCTTCAACTTGGTCACTTTTTGAATTCCATATATTTATATccatatataatatttatatatattcatatattcttTGTACAGTGAAAACCACCATGGAGCGACGGGCTATTTGGTATCTTTTTCGTCGTgttttggaaataaatgaattcattttgttcttcttcCCGGCTGCAGAATTCCGTGCCGATTCTTCTTTTATCCAACGACGGCGACTTTCGCCATCTTTTTATCGGTCCGGCTCTCTGAGCAACTGAGTGTGCGTGGCCCTCCCGGCCACGCCCACGTGAAGGTTGAGGAAGCAAACAGTTTCTCTGGCCTGCGCCAGCGCCGGGCCGCCACAGGGGGCGCCGTGGCCCTCCTCCTGCCCCCTGTGCGCCGAGGCCCGAAGGTTCTCCTGCGCTCGGCGAGGCGGCCGCACCGCTTCGCGCTCCTCATCCTCGCGGCGCCGCCGGCACACCGCCGCCGTGGAGCGCTCGCCGGCGACTTCCCGGTGGGGCGCGGCGCCGTTTGATGACATCACTGTAGTTTGCATACAGGAAACTTCGTCGTCGTGGCGACGCTGGATGATGGGGACGGAGGCCGAGTGGCGGGTGGGGTTCCCCGTGCTTCGGGGGGCGCCGTTGGGAAGCGAACGCCACGCCGCGTCGACGGCGGATTGCATATTTACCGGGGCTTCGTGTCGGGGCTCAGGCCGGCGAGGCTCCTCCTGATGGACGTAACTGGAGaggaaacaagaaaggaaaacaaTCGGTAAACCTACGTGACACCTTAAACAAACGTTTCGACTCCAAGTAGTGAGGAGCGAGGAGTGAGCAAAGAAGCGAGGAAGTCTTGAGTATCGCGCATTGAGAAGTGAAGAAAGAGGATAGGGGAGAATCGAGGTATGAAGACCGAGGATCACGAAGAGAAGATAGAAGAGAAAAGCTCGTGGACCGTCTTAGATCGAGTGAAGATCAGGGAGCAAAGATACAAAATCGAGGCGTTAGGAGCAAGTAAGAAGCATCGAATACTGAATCAAGGATTGAGATGCAAAGAGAGAGGATGCAGAAGTGAGAATCGAGGAATGAAGATCAAGGATAGATGAAAACAGATTGAGGACCATATACAAATGAGAGAAGATCAAGGAGCAAAGATACAAAATCGAGGCGTTAGGAGTGAGGAACAAATACTTACTACTGAATATGATGGGAGAGGATACAGGAGTGAGAATTGAGGAGGATCAAGGACAGAGGATAGAAGAGCAAAGATCGAGGAGCAAATGAGAGGAGTGAAGATCAAAATGCAAAGATCCAGGATGGAGAGCAAAGGGTGAGAAGAGAGGAGCGAGTTTTTAAGATTTAGTATCCAGGAGTGAGGATCGAGGAGCGAGTATTGGTATCGAGAGCAAAGCTCGAGGAGCGGGGAGTAAAGTTCAAATATTGAATAGCGAGGATTAAGGATGGAGGAGCAAATAGCGATGACTGAAAAGTTATCATCGAGCTGCAATAAGCAAGGAGTGAAGATCATGAAGAAAGGCTCAAGGATCCAGAATCCAGGATCGAGGAGCTGTAAGTGAGAAAAGACTCTTGACTATTTAATAACGAGGATCAAGGAGTGAGAATTGAGAAGCAAGGAGCAATGATTGTTGAGTGATGATCGTGCAGCAAATATTGAAGCGTGACGAGCGAGGAGCAGGTCCCGAGGAGCGAGGATCAAGCTCGGAGTGAGGACACAGGCGAGAGATTGTGTGATCGTTTGAGGCGTGACAATTGAGGACCAAAAATCGAGGAGAAAGGATCGTTGATCGAGGATCAACTATTGAGGAGCGAGGAGGCAATGCCGAGGAAGTGTTCGTGTATTCAGTACAACCGAGAGATAAAAGACATTCGTGCCTGCCACCGAGGGGAAAAGTTGAGGCGGCGCACTCATGTCGCATCCTCGGTCTGAGGAGAAGAAGCTCGTTGACGCTCAAAAGAAAGCCTCGCCCGCTTTTATCGTCTTCCGGCGAGGAGATGACGCGTCCGATGAGCCAGGACGACGCGGCGAGCCAGAGGCTCATTCTCGAGATAACGTCGCCGAGCGATCCCGCGCGATGGCGGCGAGATGGCAAAGGCGCGCCGAGTTCGCACGCGAGGCCGCCGGAGGACGAGGATGAGCGCGCGGGGGGCGGGCCGAGACGGGGAGGCGCCCGGCTCGGAAACGGCGCGCCGTCTTTATCGCTCGGGAAGCTCGTTATGCGcacacaaacgcgcacacacatacacaagatACGCACGCAAATGCAGACGAGACAGACGGAAACGAGCACGTTGatacgctcacacacacacacacacacaaacatcactACGgtttgactaaatgaagctcctcctgtcaGTTCAACATGGTCGGTCGGCACCACACGGGCCTCGGCACAATTTCGGCCGATAACGGGGATCGGTTCCCTCCCCAAATTTGCCCGAGTGCAAATctgcgggggtggggtgggggtggggggggggtgtctccTCACCCGTGCGGCGCGTCAGCCTCCCTCTCTGTAAGCTCCGCCTCTCGGAGGTGCTGATAGGCCGGACCGAAAGCTCGGGGGCATCCTCTGGGTATAGGCGGAGTCCTGCGAGTGGCCGACCAATGGGCCGCCAGAGTCCTCTGCTCCGCGCTGGCGCCCAAAAACGCAACAAGGAAGACTTAGGATAAAAGGACaagaatgcgtgtgtgtgtgtgtgtgtctgtgtgtgtgtgtgtacgtacacAAGCTTCACGCTGCTTCTGGCCGGCGTGAATCTGGACTCACGCGTGTCGCCGTGACGACCAGCCGGAGAACGTTTACAATACTGCTGGCAGAAAACGAGACCAGAGTATGTGGtaggatgatgaggaggatgaggaggaggaggatgaggatgaggaggatgaggaggatgaggattGACCTGGTGCATTCTGATGTCGGCTTTGCTGTTCCCGGACTTGGAGTCGAAGATGTTGTTGACGCTCGTCGTGTAGTTTTTCACACTTCGACTTTCCTTCAGGTGAGCTTGAAACTTCTCCCGCCGACGCctacgcacgcgcgcgcacgcacgcacgcacacacacaacacattcaagaaaaaaaagagcaggcATAAAAATTGGGGCTGTCAATCGATGAATTTGTTAAAATCAGATTTATCacacttttacatttatttaaacccgcaaacaagcacacacacacacacacacacacacacacacacacacacacacacacacacacagcagccgCGCGTGCGTGTTAAATTGGTGCCGGTCTATCTTGTTGGCTGACTTGTTTCGGCAGTAGAGGGCGACACAGAGCGCGCCCAGGAGGCCGATCGCCATGGCGATGCACGTGATTGACAGCAGCTGCCTCCGGTACACCTCCTTGctctctgcacacacacacaaaaacaaacaaacacatcacgtattgaacaataaacacacaaacaaaaacaacattctcACACTGTTTgcgaaaacaacaaaacaaagtgtgATGTAAGAAGTAAACGCCCAAATATGGACATAAAGCAACTTCTCCTGAACAAATTGTCAGTCAAAAAGTTTTCACGGGAGTCGCACTTGTTCCCAACGGAAGCGAAGTGATGTCACACCAGAAACGTCACGTGTTAACGAGATGCATTTCACGGGATTTCACCTTTCAACGAGATTTCACATGAAACTGTGATGAATTCCACTTCGGCATTCAACGGAACAAAGCCAAGCGATTGTCGGTCTCGTGTTATTTGTAATTcaagtgaattattattatttaataatgttACAATTGATTTGATCTTTCTCTACAACCAATTAGTTAATTGGATTACTGAATACGAAAGACACAAAATGAAGAAACGCCATTTTAACTCAgcaattttaggaaaaaaaaaaaatgcagcgaaTATTATGGGACTCGTAAATGCTCGGATTAAAAActcgcgcacgcgcacacgccaATAAAGCTTGCACGTGGTGTTGGCGGCTCTCCCTGTTTCCATGCCGACTGCAGCctatttgtacacacacacacacacacacacacacacgcgcgcgagGCGATCTTACCCATAAACTCGATGCCCAGGTGGTCTGTGGGTCCAGGTGGCGAGTGGGGGAGAGGAAAAGGAGCggaaggaaagaaagagagagagagagagagagagagagagagagacagaatgtTAGCGTTAGCATGCAGCATCCGCATCGCTCACTCGTTGTCGAGCAAACTCCGAGCAAACTGTTTTATTCTGAGAGTCTTGCTTGCTTTGCCAAAACAAAGTCTTTGATTTTACAAGTCTTGCCTCGGGCAGCTTGAAAACAAGAtgttttatcagaatcagaatcagaatcagaatcctctttatttgccaagtatgtccaaaacacacaaggaatttgtctccggtcgttggagccgctctagtacaacaaacagtcaatttacagaacactttggggacataaagacattgacaaaaaacaattgtgcaaaaagatgcagagtcctctagcacttagagcagttcgaacgactaatattgcaatagtccggtgcaatgaccattgtgcaaagggcgctgagacttcaaggagtgtatgcggtttaaagtgacaagtagtgcgatcatctgggacaatgtcggttgtgcaaatgttacagatactcctcaatcagtgtgcaaatggagcagatgctactctggcatgagtggccggtatatgcaaatagtgcagcatggcgagacaactacagtgagtgcacgagtaatacataattggccccacagaaatgtgacaacgaactcaagtcaaaaaaaaagttttgaaagtcTCACTTTGTCAATGACGACAAACTTTGTTGAGCAGaggaaaatgaaaacgttttatTGTCTTGAGCAAACAAAACGTTTAATTTTGACAGCCTTGAAAAGTGTTTTACTTTAAAAGTATTCGTTCCTTCCGAAGATTGTGACACATATTCAAAGCaaaacgttttattttgaaagtcttGTTTCCTTTGTGACCCGAGACAGTTGGGCACTCCTAACAACGTTTTATTATGAAAGTCTTGTCTTGAgcagattgaaaaaaaagtgttttattttggaaaatatttgttttctgaattTGTGTTGAATTTGAAAGTCTCAAATGGACGACAAAGGATCGAGTGAGAACGCTTTAACTTGAAACCCCAGACGTTATGAGAGGAAGCAAACGTCTCCTCCTTCACGACCGCGTTTCGGAACGACGGCCGCGTTGATCTCGGGGTTACGAACTCAATTTCCCGCTCAGCTTTGCCGTCTGGTCGCCGGCGCGTCCGTCAGAAAGGGACAAGAGGGAATGCCGCGTGGACGCTCCGAACGCCGCCCTCAATAATTTCAATAAGAGAAAAAACATGGCCGAACCCTTTTGTAAACATCCTCTAGGTGGCACTACAAGAGGAGAATTGGGGAAAAGTACGGCGAACAAAACTTCAATTCCTGGATTTGCACTTGCTTCCTTCCGATCTACTGGATGCTGCTTGTCGTACTTGCCGTTGTTCTTGTAGTTATTACGCATTCTTCATTCTTCTTTAATCACACGCGCGATTCGTGTTCTTAGTTACTGGAATGGTCTAGTTCTATTCTTATCATGCACACTTTTCATGTAAGCTCCTTTGCCATCTTTTTTTGTGGACTCCATGTTTGTAGTTCTTCTTGTCATCTCGTGCATCCTTCTTGTAGTTGTTCTGATGCACGCTTAttttctttggtcttcttcgtccggttcttttcttctcttgctTGTTTCTTCTCGTTCTTTTCTGATTGTGTATACTTTCAGTTCTTCAGCGTGCCGCTTCGACTTCTGTTCTTCCAGTTCTTGTTGCGtatattttgtatgtttttttctgttatatTTTCTCTCAGCATTCTTGCTTTTTCTTCTTATCCAATTTCTATTTCGTCCTCTCATccatttctcttctttttctgttctttttcttttattgcaaTGCATTCTTCTCCTGGTTGTTCTTGTCTCTTCAAAGTGttgttcctctctctctcttgcgagaagaaagagagagagagagagagagagagagagagagagagagagagcgagagagaagagTGTGTTTGACAGCTGGAGCGTGAACAATTGTCGGCGGGCTGTCGGCGCGTGAAGACGACGACATGCAAATGAAAAGGAGTTGAAAACTAAACGCAATTCCAATTCAAGTCTTGACATCGGGACCGGCAACCTTCGCCCCCGTTtaaccgccgccgccgccgccgccgcagcagCAGAGTGACTCCAAATCACAGAAAAGCGCTTGCAGGCGCCCGTAATGTTCTTCTTGGGAGCTCTGGCCTTAGACTCATTTGTGGGATGAGGAAAGAGACTTTTGGGTCAGCTCCAGGAGAAATATCGGTGAGTTTTCAGGGCTTTGACGTGAGGTGCCGAAACTTGTCGGCATTGCTCTCCCTCATACTGGACGCGACGAGCCGAGATTCACTTAACCTTAACCTTTGacacaaaagctgtgctgatctcaaatccaaagcggtGCAacaccgccatctacagggatctgttcgTCATTACAGTTATGTAGAagcttgaatttcacagacaagctgggtgagAACCATTTTCACTCCTACctgttgaaaaacgtacttgacgatAATATTCGTCAATGGCAGTAAGCGCTTGgattccagccatccattttcttttaccgtttatcctcactagggtcgctggctgctggagcctatcccagctatcttcgggcgccagccgatcgcagggcacatacaagcaaacaaccattcgtgctcacattcacacctacgggcaattcagagtcttcaatcaacctagcatgcatgtttttgggatgtgggaggaaagcggagtggccggagaaaagccacgcaggcgcggggagaacacgcaaactccgcacagttgacgaaaaaaaactttcatgacagtgaatgagttaacacgTGTgctcacttttaaaaaaaatctttttttttagtttgaacaaGTGTCTGAtgctttaatttaataaaaaaaaagcaacaaagtaAATATAGTCTGCCGCTAATTAGTCTAACGAGCAGCTAAAAGACACCATGCGCCAGATGCTCTGAGAGGCACAATGATTGGGAacactcaattaaaaaaaaaaaaaaaaaaaaagaaatctgaactTTTCATGGTCACATGCGCCAATTATACTTTGGCATACACAAGCTGAATGCAGCTCCAATTCATTTCATAGACAAAGATATTTCAGGAATGTTCCAAATCAGGCGTGGGCAAACCTTCAgaggccacatttgattttcaaaGCGAACGGATGGGCAAGCGCATTCGAAAAGGAGGGAAACGTTCTCAAGTGCGTGCAAAAGATGTGCAATTGTTTCTTTGAATCATACGAATTCCCTCTCATGTTCAGgtattttatccatccaaccTGCTTCATTACAACtcgtcctcactagggtcaaacATCAGCTgcagcaaccagtccagggggAACCCCGGCTCTCCCGGGTGAGACTCCGGCTGACCCTTGATCCTAACGAGGATGTCAAACGGTGACctcgtatgtccaaatatggtccaTTTCCTATTTCCCCCCACAATTGGATGCCGTTGGTCCGTCCTCGTGTCATCTGTTGTTTTGAGATGTTTTTAGAGAACA includes:
- the LOC133410168 gene encoding pro-neuregulin-3, membrane-bound isoform is translated as MSECSRAAGTGTVILEEPEPSGTSGASGARGEGPARDRGPLGCALWPRQQTWLCVVPLLIGFIGLGLSLMLLKWIVVGTVRDYVPTDLVDANRIGQDPIFLSKPSGIPKGPETTTTTPSTTTTTPIVDHTPKSVTVGRGRTRSTDTTTASPGAGGASGSLATPRNHGNRNGRLPVGFTTPPRTTLRNGAAASSPPPSNPTVLHDSTQMWTSEHTAAGATTAAAHRHGHRKTPSPTVPPLRSEHFKPCHDKDLAYCLNGGECFVIETLSGPHKHCKCREGYQGIRCDQFLPKTDSILSDPNHLGIEFMESKEVYRRQLLSITCIAMAIGLLGALCVALYCRNKRRREKFQAHLKESRSVKNYTTSVNNIFDSKSGNSKADIRMHQYCKRSPAGRHGDTRESRFTPARSSVKLVAEQRTLAAHWSATRRTPPIPRGCPRAFGPAYQHLREAELTEREADAPHGYVHQEEPRRPEPRHEAPVNMQSAVDAAWRSLPNGAPRSTGNPTRHSASVPIIQRRHDDEVSCMQTTVMSSNGAAPHREVAGERSTAAVCRRRREDEEREAVRPPRRAQENLRASAHRGQEEGHGAPCGGPALAQARETVCFLNLHVGVAGRATHTQLLREPDR